In Hyphomicrobium denitrificans 1NES1, one DNA window encodes the following:
- a CDS encoding type II toxin-antitoxin system HipA family toxin — protein MADIEVHIDLEGRTRPVGLARSNKVRGNETVVFEYAPEWLADPDRFSIEPALALTRGGFAPPPGQAIFGSIGDSAPDTWGRRLMQRAERRLAEREGRAIRTLAESDYLLGVADETRLGALRFRWAGDDVFQAPLHAGVPALIELGRLLAVTERVLRDEETDEDLQLIFAPGSSLGGSRPKASIVDQHGHLSIAKFPKETDDYSLETWEEIALRLAGRAGIATPSHELLRVGGKAVLLSRRFDRTGAIRIPFLSAMAMTGSKDGERGSYPEIVDALTQHGAQAKTDAQALYRRVAFNVLISNVDDHLRNHGFLLLGKAGWTLSPIYDLNPVPTDLKARVLTTNIDLDEGTCSIDLLEAASEYFGLGLAAARGVIKEVAVVTATWRETAKEAGARPAEITRMASAFEHDDLKRALAL, from the coding sequence ATGGCTGACATCGAAGTCCATATCGACCTTGAAGGGCGCACACGTCCGGTCGGATTGGCCCGCAGTAACAAGGTGCGGGGCAACGAGACCGTCGTCTTCGAGTACGCGCCGGAATGGCTCGCCGATCCGGATCGCTTCTCGATCGAGCCCGCTCTCGCACTGACGCGCGGTGGCTTTGCGCCGCCGCCTGGACAGGCCATCTTCGGGTCCATCGGCGACTCGGCGCCGGACACCTGGGGGCGCCGCCTCATGCAGCGTGCCGAGCGGCGCCTCGCCGAGCGCGAAGGCCGCGCGATCCGGACTCTCGCCGAAAGCGACTATCTTCTTGGCGTCGCCGATGAGACCCGCCTTGGCGCGCTCCGATTCCGCTGGGCGGGCGATGACGTGTTCCAAGCGCCGCTTCATGCGGGCGTGCCCGCCCTGATCGAGCTCGGGCGTCTCCTCGCCGTGACGGAACGCGTCCTTCGCGACGAGGAGACGGATGAGGATCTCCAACTCATCTTCGCGCCCGGATCATCACTTGGAGGTTCACGCCCCAAGGCGTCGATCGTCGATCAGCACGGCCACCTCTCCATCGCGAAGTTCCCCAAGGAAACCGACGACTACAGCTTGGAGACCTGGGAGGAGATTGCTTTACGCCTCGCGGGGCGCGCCGGCATCGCCACACCCTCCCACGAATTGCTGCGGGTCGGCGGAAAGGCGGTGCTCCTGTCTCGGCGCTTCGACAGGACCGGCGCCATTCGCATCCCCTTCCTCTCCGCAATGGCGATGACGGGATCGAAGGACGGCGAGCGCGGCAGCTATCCCGAGATCGTCGATGCGCTGACACAGCACGGAGCGCAAGCAAAGACCGATGCCCAGGCGCTCTATCGTCGCGTCGCCTTCAACGTGCTGATCTCGAACGTCGACGATCATCTCCGCAACCATGGCTTCCTGTTGCTCGGCAAGGCGGGTTGGACGCTTTCCCCCATCTACGATCTCAACCCCGTGCCGACCGACCTCAAGGCTCGCGTACTGACAACGAACATCGATCTCGACGAAGGCACCTGCTCGATAGACCTCCTCGAGGCCGCCTCGGAATACTTCGGCCTCGGCCTCGCAGCGGCTCGCGGCGTCATCAAGGAAGTCGCGGTCGTGACAGCGACCTGGCGGGAGACCGCGAAGGAGGCCGGCGCCCGCCCCGCCGAGATCACCCGCATGGCCAGCGCCTTTGAGCACGACGACCTCAAGCGGGCGCTGGCGCTGTGA
- a CDS encoding ArdC family protein, which yields MSRDAARARSGASRTSLYDEITTKIIAELEAGRVPWVQPWGTAAAKAPLAMPKNASTGRFYSGINVLILWGSVIEHGFPVQGWLTFRQALGLGGNVRKGEHGTTVVYADRFVPDDEKKRAQETGEEAQAIPFLKRFTVFNLAQCEGLPENLVVAAPPPEPGLIEPKVDALIKASGIDFRIGGSRAFYMPAHDYVQVPPPQAYFEPINWHRTALHELGHASGAPHRLNRDLSGSFGSKKYAFEELVAEMNAAFCCASLGIVPTVRHADYIGSWLEVLREDNRAIVRAASQASKAADFLLGFLPVDDAQASTANEQAAA from the coding sequence ATGTCCAGAGACGCCGCTCGCGCTCGGTCCGGTGCCAGCCGGACGAGCCTCTACGATGAAATCACCACCAAGATCATTGCCGAGCTGGAGGCCGGCCGTGTGCCCTGGGTGCAGCCTTGGGGCACGGCGGCAGCGAAGGCGCCGCTCGCCATGCCGAAGAACGCCAGCACTGGCCGGTTCTATTCCGGGATCAACGTGCTGATCCTCTGGGGTTCGGTCATCGAGCACGGCTTCCCGGTCCAGGGTTGGCTGACGTTTCGCCAGGCCCTCGGTCTTGGCGGCAACGTCCGCAAGGGCGAGCACGGCACCACCGTCGTCTATGCCGACCGCTTCGTTCCCGACGACGAGAAGAAACGGGCGCAAGAGACCGGTGAGGAAGCGCAAGCGATCCCCTTCCTGAAGCGCTTCACCGTCTTCAACCTGGCGCAATGCGAAGGCCTGCCGGAGAATCTCGTGGTCGCCGCACCGCCACCCGAGCCGGGTCTCATCGAGCCCAAGGTGGACGCGTTGATCAAAGCGAGCGGCATCGATTTCCGCATCGGCGGCAGCCGGGCCTTCTACATGCCCGCACACGACTATGTGCAGGTCCCACCGCCGCAAGCCTATTTCGAGCCGATCAACTGGCACCGCACGGCGCTCCACGAGCTCGGTCACGCCAGCGGCGCACCGCACCGGCTCAATCGCGACCTCTCTGGTTCCTTCGGCTCGAAGAAGTATGCGTTCGAAGAGCTGGTCGCCGAGATGAACGCTGCGTTTTGTTGCGCCTCGCTCGGCATTGTGCCGACCGTACGCCATGCCGATTATATCGGCTCCTGGCTCGAGGTGCTGCGCGAGGACAACCGAGCCATCGTTCGCGCGGCATCGCAGGCGAGCAAAGCTGCGGACTTCCTTCTCGGCTTTCTTCCTGTGGATGACGCACAGGCCTCCACCGCGAACGAGCAGGCGGCCGCGTAA
- a CDS encoding helix-turn-helix domain-containing protein, translating into MPTPHHPPAAVRRVLRKLGADIHDARRRRRLPMAVVAERAFTSRSTLQRVEAGDANVSIGIYAAVLHALGLLDGLAEIADIARDSVGQALASAELPKRVRLRRTSTPTDHG; encoded by the coding sequence CGACACCGCACCATCCCCCTGCCGCTGTGCGGCGCGTACTGCGGAAGCTGGGCGCGGATATCCACGACGCCCGTCGTCGGCGGCGGCTGCCCATGGCGGTCGTGGCTGAGCGCGCTTTCACGTCCCGCTCGACCCTGCAAAGGGTGGAAGCGGGCGACGCCAATGTCAGCATCGGCATCTATGCCGCCGTCCTGCACGCGCTTGGACTGCTCGATGGCTTGGCCGAGATCGCCGACATCGCGCGCGACAGCGTCGGCCAGGCCCTGGCCAGCGCTGAGTTGCCGAAACGCGTCCGCCTCAGGCGCACATCGACGCCGACCGATCATGGCTGA
- a CDS encoding ParB/RepB/Spo0J family partition protein has translation MATAVQKITLSSSRDIPFNKLVLSQSNVRRVKAGVSIEELAEDIARRTLLQSLNVRPVLDADGLETGMFEVPAGGRRYRALQLLVKQKRLAKTAPVPCVVRDPSVDISAEEDSLAENVHRASLHPLDQFRAFQVLRQKGQSEEEIAAAFFVGVNVVKQRLRLATVSEKLLDIYAGDGMSLEQLMAFAVTNDHARQEQVWESLQRSYSQEPYQIRRMLTERTARASDRRALFVGIEAYEQAGGIVMRDLFQQDDGGWLENVGLLDALVAEKLKAEAEKIAAEGWKWIEVNVDFPFGHTHQLRELEGTPTDLTAEEQATIEALKAKYAKLEAAYENADELPDDVDSRLGEIETALAAFDDRPVSYDPAEIARAGVFVSIDSDGSLSVDRGYVRPEDEAPASTNTDGETGSDGNTSEGFEPSAPTIQRAVITIGGQPEAEEDEEDIVKPLPDRLVSELTAYRTLALRDAVANNPHVAMTALLHKLCLDTFQHAASGACIEASVREVFFSIQPADLKDSLPAKAVAERHQAWKTDLPKDEAALWDWLAALDEPSRAALLAHCVSFGVNALYEKGDRYGGPGVSAHGIQRRLVQAERLARAVELDMVEAGWRPTVDSYLGRVTKPRILEAVREAKGEQSAQLIDHLKKADMAKEAERLLEGTGWLPEPLRTSVADAAEAIDGNVAEGDEALPAFLSDDEEGTGEEDADEPAVIAAE, from the coding sequence ATGGCCACTGCCGTTCAGAAGATCACCCTGTCGTCGTCGCGCGACATCCCCTTCAACAAGCTCGTTCTCTCCCAATCGAATGTCCGGCGCGTGAAGGCCGGCGTCTCGATCGAGGAACTGGCGGAGGACATCGCGCGGCGCACGCTCCTGCAAAGCCTTAATGTCCGGCCGGTGCTCGATGCCGATGGCCTGGAGACCGGCATGTTCGAGGTCCCGGCCGGTGGCCGGCGCTATCGTGCGCTCCAGTTGCTCGTCAAGCAGAAGCGTCTCGCCAAAACGGCGCCGGTGCCCTGCGTCGTGCGCGATCCCAGCGTCGACATCTCCGCCGAAGAAGACTCGTTGGCCGAGAACGTTCACCGCGCGTCGCTCCATCCTCTCGACCAGTTCCGCGCCTTTCAGGTATTGCGCCAGAAGGGCCAATCCGAGGAAGAGATCGCTGCCGCCTTCTTCGTCGGCGTGAACGTGGTGAAGCAGCGACTGCGCCTCGCGACGGTTTCGGAGAAGCTGCTCGACATCTATGCCGGAGACGGCATGTCGCTCGAACAGCTCATGGCGTTCGCGGTGACAAACGATCACGCGCGCCAAGAGCAGGTCTGGGAGTCGCTTCAGCGCTCCTATAGCCAGGAGCCCTATCAGATCCGCCGCATGTTGACCGAGCGGACCGCGCGCGCATCGGACAGGCGAGCCCTGTTCGTTGGCATCGAGGCTTACGAGCAGGCTGGCGGCATCGTCATGCGCGATCTCTTTCAACAGGACGATGGCGGATGGCTGGAGAATGTCGGCCTTCTCGATGCGCTCGTCGCGGAGAAGCTGAAGGCCGAGGCGGAGAAGATCGCGGCCGAAGGGTGGAAATGGATCGAGGTGAATGTCGATTTCCCGTTCGGCCATACGCATCAGTTGCGCGAGCTCGAAGGGACGCCGACGGATCTCACGGCCGAGGAACAGGCGACGATCGAGGCGTTGAAGGCCAAGTACGCCAAGCTCGAGGCGGCGTACGAGAACGCCGATGAGCTTCCCGACGACGTCGATAGTCGTCTCGGCGAAATCGAAACAGCGCTCGCCGCCTTCGACGATCGTCCGGTCAGCTACGATCCCGCCGAGATCGCCCGCGCCGGCGTCTTCGTCAGCATCGACTCGGATGGCAGCCTTTCGGTCGATCGCGGCTACGTCCGCCCGGAGGATGAGGCGCCTGCCAGCACGAATACGGACGGCGAAACCGGCAGCGACGGCAATACGAGCGAAGGTTTCGAGCCGTCCGCGCCGACGATCCAGCGCGCCGTCATCACGATCGGCGGCCAGCCCGAGGCCGAGGAGGACGAGGAGGATATCGTCAAGCCGCTCCCCGACCGGCTGGTGAGCGAACTGACCGCCTATCGGACACTGGCGCTGCGGGATGCGGTGGCGAACAATCCCCATGTCGCGATGACGGCGCTGCTGCACAAGCTCTGCCTGGACACCTTCCAGCACGCGGCATCAGGCGCCTGTATCGAAGCGTCCGTGCGGGAGGTCTTTTTCTCGATCCAGCCGGCGGACCTGAAGGACAGCCTGCCCGCGAAGGCGGTCGCGGAACGGCATCAGGCCTGGAAGACCGACCTGCCGAAGGACGAGGCGGCCCTCTGGGACTGGCTCGCCGCTCTCGACGAACCCAGTCGGGCCGCGCTCTTGGCCCACTGCGTCTCCTTCGGGGTCAACGCGCTCTACGAGAAGGGCGACCGCTACGGCGGCCCCGGCGTCTCGGCTCATGGCATCCAGCGCCGCCTCGTTCAGGCCGAGCGTCTCGCGCGCGCGGTCGAGCTCGACATGGTCGAGGCCGGCTGGCGGCCGACAGTCGACAGCTATCTCGGCCGCGTCACCAAGCCCCGCATCCTCGAGGCGGTGCGCGAGGCGAAGGGCGAACAGTCCGCGCAGCTTATCGACCACCTGAAGAAGGCCGACATGGCTAAGGAGGCCGAGCGCCTGCTGGAGGGCACCGGCTGGCTCCCCGAGCCGCTGCGCACATCGGTTGCCGACGCCGCGGAGGCAATCGACGGCAACGTCGCGGAGGGTGACGAGGCTCTGCCCGCCTTCCTCTCCGACGACGAGGAAGGCACCGGCGAAGAAGACGCGGACGAGCCTGCCGTGATCGCCGCGGAATAA